The following proteins come from a genomic window of Diorhabda carinulata isolate Delta chromosome X, icDioCari1.1, whole genome shotgun sequence:
- the LOC130900548 gene encoding SCAN domain-containing protein 3-like has protein sequence MNTAKKRKYIDDYIQYGFVSLLRDNVDHPQCIICYEVLSNDAMRPNRLLRHLSTKHASLKDKPKEFFAAKSQSLKCTKLDSTGSAAQSSLKVLEASYELSLLIAKEKKSHTIGETLAKPCLLKAADVALGTDSRKKLSQIPLSDNTVKRRIDDLAKDIGNQVKLF, from the coding sequence ATGAACACGGCAAAGAAACGCAAGTATATTGACGATTATATTCAATATGGGTTTGTTTCCTTGCTTAGAGATAATGTTGATCACCCTCAGTGCATTATTTGCTATGAAGTATTAAGCAATGACGCGATGAGGCCTAATCGTCTTCTGAGACATTTGTCAACCAAACATGCCTCTTTAAAGGACAAACCTAAAGAGTTTTTCGCTGCAAAATCTCAGAGTTTAAAGTGCACGAAGTTAGATAGCACTGGATCTGCTGCTCAGTCATCTCTAAAAGTGCTTGAAGCTTCTTATGAATTATCTCTTCTTATTGCTAAGGAAAAGAAAAGTCACACTATTGGTGAAACGCTTGCTAAACCGTGCCTATTAAAAGCAGCCGATGTTGCCCTTGGAACTGATAGTAGAAAAAAGCTATCACAAATACCACTTTCAGACAACACCGTAAAACGCCGAATTGATGATTTGGCCAAGGACATTGGAAACCAGGTCAAACTTTTTTGA